A stretch of Procambarus clarkii isolate CNS0578487 chromosome 80, FALCON_Pclarkii_2.0, whole genome shotgun sequence DNA encodes these proteins:
- the LOC138357880 gene encoding prostate collagen triple helix protein-like, translated as MNKSGPVAPVGPARPVGPVTSVGPARPVGPVAPVGPARPVGPVTSVGPARPVGPVAPVGPARPVGPVAPVGPARPVGPVTSVGPARPVGPVASVGPARPVGPVAPVGPARPVGPVAPVGLV; from the exons ATGAACAAAAGTG GACCTGTAGCACCTGTTGGACCTGCAAGACCAGTTGGACCTGTAACATCTGTTGGACCTGCAAGACCAGTTGGACCTGTAGCACCTGTTGGACCTGCAAGACCAGTTGGACCTGTAACATCTGTTGGACCTGCAAGACCAGTTGGACCTGTAGCACCTGTTGGACCTGCAAGACCAGTTGGACCTGTAGCACCTGTTGGACCTGCAAGACCAGTTGGACCTGTAACATCTGTTGGACCTGCAAGACCAGTTGGACCTGTAGCATCTGTTGGACCTGCAAGACCAGTTGGACCTGTAGCACCTGTTGGACCTGCAAGACCAGTTGGACCTGTAGCACCTGTTGGACTTGTATGA